A stretch of DNA from Ammospiza nelsoni isolate bAmmNel1 chromosome 10, bAmmNel1.pri, whole genome shotgun sequence:
ATTCCCCCTGGGAGATGTGaactggaaaattaaaataaggaaaaaaacagcaaattcCACTCAGGCCATCAGCTACTTTATCTCCCTCTGACTACAGCATGGATAGAAGTAATAGCTGTATGgttttgagaaaagaaaaaaaatagctaaaTAGTCACTGTGATGTCAATCCTCGTACCTCAGTAGGCATTAAACACAAGTAAAAGCAAGAGAGAATCTCCTGTAGTTACAAAAATTTGGTTGAAGGTTAAGCAAACAGGCAAACTGCTGGTTAATGGGATCAAAGATCACAAGACAAATTTTCACCTACCATAAACTCATTCTGAATTTCAGGATCCTTACTTCTAATGCATTTCAAGAGAAAATTAAGATGGTTCTGTTGGAAGGGAAAAATCCAATTCctctatgaaaaaatgtaatAGACTGAAGCAGCCATCCTTCAAAGAGAAGTCAAAATCAATAGAAAACCAAAACTGACTAAATACACCATATATAATAATCATTTGCAGAATTTACAGGTATTTTTAAGTTCTCTGTTGTTCTAGCAAGCTTCCTCACAACCTTCTTTAAACAGGTTGTACACCTCACGAAGTCTCTATTTTACACAAACCCGTACTTAATTTTAATCTGCCCCAGGTGAACTTTaaacatacatatataaaatgtatGGATTTGAGTGACCACTGTCTTTTCAAAAGACATTCACCAGCTCCAGCAAATTCCACAAGCTCTGAggtttaaaagcaaacaaaggaGCCTAATATACAAAATATCTACAGATATCCGTTTTGCTTCCCATATCTGCAATTCTACCTTAATTCCCATATGCTTGCTGTCCTATTTTACTTGGTCACTAGTAAAAATTGAACTGCTCAGGCAGACTAGACTGGAAAATATGTCACAGTGTATTTTCTGAATTGCTCTCCTGCCCTCTTTTTACCTGATCCTTACATAAACAGCCTCAGACTCCCAGAAGTAGCTCTGCCCTGAATACTCTAATTCTGTTTAACTGGACATAGTGGGTGCAGACAGGAGACAATTCTTGAGCTAGAAGAATCAGAAAGGGCTAGTAGCTATAGTACAACATTGCCCTAAAATGCATAAATATGTTACAGAGATAATATAACAAACATTCTTTCCATAGCACTATACTACTGTTAATAGTATTCATAATAGTACTGGTAAATTATTATACTCTGCTCAAAACAAGTTACAAAATCTGATATAATCAGCtaaattcagtttcttttcaCACACACTATGCCTAATCCCATCCCACTCACCCCTAAAGCATTAAAGCATGTGACTCCTATGTAAATTTAGGAAGGTAAAGtatgaaatttttatttaaacagctAAGCAGGGAGAATTTGAGAAGTAGTCAGATTTTAAACTTAATCTTTTCTAGCAAAGTATTACCACAAACAGTGGTaaattcctctccaggctccTGACTTAATCTTCTCTGGATTGCAATGTATAAGCCCTCCTTTGTTGGCTGCAGTATTTCTACCCCTGCTGATGTGTCAGAAGCTGTGACCATTAGGCAAAACACAAATATGTGGCATtgtatcactttttttttcctttcttctcctttctagAAGATGACGACAGACACGCCAGAGAGCAATAACACCAGGTCCAGCGCTCCCCTCCTGACTCAGAGGCACCTGAGGCTGGTGACCAAGGATGGGCACAGCACGTTCCACATGGCCGGGACCAAAGGCAGAGGTGTGTCGTACCTCCGAGACGTGTGGGGGATACTCATGGACATGCGCTGGAGATGGATGGTGCTCGTCTTCTCCGCTTCCTTTGTCCTTCACTGGCTGCTCTTTGCAGTGCTCTGGTATCTGCTGGCTGAGATGAATGGGGACCTGGAGCTGGACCACGATGCTCCACCTGCCAACCACACTATATGTGTCAAGCACGTCACCAGTTTTACAGCTGCCTTCTCCTTCTCACTGGAGACACAACTCACCATTGGCTACGGCACCATGTTCCCAAGTGGGGACTGTCCCAGTGCTGTTGCACTGCTGGCATTCCAGATGGTCCTGGGGCTCATGCTAGAAGCCCTCCTCACAGGTAATCCTTCCTACTGCATCTTTACACACAATAGGTGTAACAATTGGATTTAAGAATAGAGctagaaaaaaatactgttcaTTTTGACATATGAAAGAATAATTAAGGTAGCCACTACAAGGATGACAAGATTTCAGCTATGTAGTACTAGAACTTAACTTTAATCAACAAAAGACAAATGAGGTGTTATCAATATCTGGACTTTAGAATTTCAGTATTAATTGAAAAACACTTGTGGTAGATCACAACATATTGCTCTCAATCATTTATTTCTTATACCATTCTATCTCTCAGCTATTGCCATTAATTACAATATTTAAAGtcaatttgttttgatttttaaggTGTACTTTCATCTAGCTGAGCTATCTTCATTGATCTTTAACTCAGTGTTTATGTATTCCTCAGTAACTAAGATTTTACAATGTCACAGTTATTTTGAGGGATTTtaagttatttaaaatattcttcatgTTTAAAGGAACtcaaaatactttgaaaatacACAGGCTAGTTTACTGTGTATTAGAAAGAGCTTCTACAGTATAACATATCAAGATCAGTTCCAATTACAACAAGTTGGGGCAAGCTAATAGCCTCCTTACAGCTACAGTTGACTTCCAAATATTAACAAGTGAACATAACTtagaaaaataagtattttagGAAAGCTATACTTTTTTGAACAAAAGCAGGTTAATATGATGCCAACCTAACAGTTTCCAAACATGGTCTTTCCAGCCTCAGTCTGTTTCTGCTCCCTTGGAACCTGCAGGGAGCCAGCCCAGGCCCTGTGCTCATGCTGAGTTTGCTCTTTCCCATGCCCCAGGTGCTTTCGTGGCCAAGATTGCACGCCCAAAGAACCGGGCACTCTCCATCCGCTTCTCTCGCTCTGCCGTGGTCACATACAATGAGGGGAGGCCTCAGCTCATGTTCCAGGTGGCCAACATTCGCTCCAGGCCCCTGATCAACGTCCAGATCTCTGCTATACTTTACCAAGAACAAGAGAGTGGCCAGCTGCACCAAACTACCATTGACTTTCACCTGGACAGCATCACTACACACGAGtatccatttttcattttccctctgaCCTACTACCACACCATCACTGCATCCAGCCCACTGGCTGTTCTCCTTTGGAGAGAAGTTCCTCCCCACTTTGAGCTGGTTGTTTTCCTGtcagctgtgcaggagggaaCAGGAGAACCGTGCCAGAAGAGAACATCCTACCTCCCGTCAGAGATCCTGGTGTACCACCGCTTCGCCTCCCTGCTAGCCCGCAATGCCAAAGGCGAATACCAGACCAAGATGGAGAATTTTGACAAGACTATTCCTGAGCACCCAGCTGCACCTGACTCAAAGAGTCCAAAAAGGACTGACAAGGAGATCCGCATCAATGGACAGCCTATCGACAGCTTCTAACACTCTCAGACTGGCCTCACAAAGTAGAGAGAGCAAACCTTGAACTTTGtgcttttttaattattattacatTAAACTTGTGGGGTTCAGTTTAAAAACTtacttccctgcctgccctgccatctTCTAGTGATCTCTCTTGTAGTCCCATCCTTCTGATTACAACGTGAAATACAGAGTGAAGAGAATGTGTGTGCCCACCGATGAGAGGCTGCATTAACCACCCAGCATGAAGTCACCACTGAATCACAATACTAATTCTTGGGAAATTAGAAGAGCTATCTCCTGAATTCACCAGACTATGATTAAAGCCACACTGACCCCAAAAGGAGATATCTTCAAAACTCCTAAAGCTGACCAAAGTCATAATTAACCAGCTTGTGACAAAATggacaacaaaacaaaagcagaaaacaacatGGGGTCATTCAGTGAATACATGAGTTCTGGTATAAATAACTCTGTTCATCCAAAAGCCTAGCTTTGCTATTCTCTCTTCTATCTATTTGGGAATACAGACTTACATCATTTTTCAGATGGCTGAAAATCCTGCCAATCTCTCATGGCAGTGAACAGCATTCCGGCTGTGCTTATTAAGCAGAATTATATATCCTAAGTGCAGTTCTTCATTCTGCCAAATAAGAGAGTATCTCACTCTCAGACCGGTCTATGAAGACACTATCAAAAAATCTAGGTGTATATGACAAATACTgcaatggaaatttttttcttatttgaaaaCACTGAATAAATTACttagcagtggaaaaaaaaagactatttcTAATGAATTaatgtaggggttttttttttaaaggcccATACGTTCAACATGTTTTCACCTTTGCGTTGCTTGTCTCAAGTATATCAGACCCAGAAGGacacaatatatatatatgagaagTAGAACTGCATCCATTGATATTTTATGCTTTCTAACATCAATCTTTGCCTGTacacacagcacaaaaaatatttagagaCACTTGAAtcaattttgaaataaaaaattaaaacaaactaTACATTAGACTTCTGTATTTAAGTGCCTCATAAACCTACTGCAATTAAGACACCACTCTGAAGCTCCTAAATAATTTAagatgctaaaaaaaaaaaacaatgagGGATAACTATTTCCAAGCTCTCAACAAAATCAGTGCCTATTAGGTGTTCATACCTGAACACTCAAGtagaattaaaataaagttaCCTCTCAAAGGT
This window harbors:
- the KCNJ13 gene encoding inward rectifier potassium channel 13; this translates as MTTDTPESNNTRSSAPLLTQRHLRLVTKDGHSTFHMAGTKGRGVSYLRDVWGILMDMRWRWMVLVFSASFVLHWLLFAVLWYLLAEMNGDLELDHDAPPANHTICVKHVTSFTAAFSFSLETQLTIGYGTMFPSGDCPSAVALLAFQMVLGLMLEALLTGAFVAKIARPKNRALSIRFSRSAVVTYNEGRPQLMFQVANIRSRPLINVQISAILYQEQESGQLHQTTIDFHLDSITTHEYPFFIFPLTYYHTITASSPLAVLLWREVPPHFELVVFLSAVQEGTGEPCQKRTSYLPSEILVYHRFASLLARNAKGEYQTKMENFDKTIPEHPAAPDSKSPKRTDKEIRINGQPIDSF